AGGGACGATCTCAGCGAAATTGAGACAAACTTCTTCAAGATTAACAAGAAACGAATAAACGAGGAAGAATTCTATAGAACACTTTACGAAAGGATAACCAAGCGTGCTAGGCGAGCATAGGTCAATATCAGTTAATTGGATGGCGTATCCGTAAACACCTAGTCTTGAGCGAGGGGCAATGTCAGGACAAATTTGGCACCCTCAGAGACTTTGCCAGGTACTCTATCCTCTATGCGCATACTGCCATCATGTTTTTTTACCATCTGCGAAACAAGCATCAAACCAACACCCCGACGACGTTTTGTAGTATCCAGAAGCTCCTTCTTTCGGGAATCGCTGATTCCAGGACCATTATCAGCAACTGCAATCTCAACAGAATCGTCTAAGACGTCAACTTCAATCCACACCTTCTTCTCAGGCTTAGGATTGTGACGGGCAGCATTCTCAAGAAGATTCCACAGCATCTCACTCAGCAACTCATCCGCAAGGACGTAGATGTCTTCATCTAGACCCTCGGTAAAGACCTCAACAGAGTGCACACGCTTCAAAACACGTATGCGTTCATGAAAAACATCGGAAAGATTAACTTTGGTCCTTGGCAAATCTCTCAACTGACTTCCACGCTTGACCTTGGTAATTAGACGATTACAGAGTTCTATCGACTCTAAGATGTCGTCTCGGGCTTCATGGACGTAGTAACGGGGTAAGTCACAATCAATTAAGCCAGCTGCAGTCATAATAACCTGAAGCTGATTAGCTATGTCATGGGTAAGCAAATCAAGATAGAAACGTTGGGTCTTTTCCATTTCCTTAATCAAACTAACATCGGTCACTACTGCAAATGATCCAACGTATTCACCGCTCTGATCGAAATAGGGGGTTGCTGAGATAATCGTAGGTACGTCTTCACCTTGGCTGTCCTCCCAAACAAGTTCGTACCGTTCTGTATTACCCTTCTTCCGGTTCATTGTCTTTCTCGCAGCCATCTCTTCATCTTGATTGCGTGTGAAGGATAACCATTTCTCGCCAATCAAATCCTCCCGCTCATAGCCAAGCATATCACAGAATGCGTCATTGACGAATACAATCCTCCCGTCCTCATCATCCATGGTTAGGCCCTCATTCATCGTCTCGACAAGAATTCTGTTTCGACGCTGAATTTCTCGCAATGTGCGCTTGTCTCGCTCCCGTTCAGTGACATCAAGAACATGACCTATAGTCTTCACATTACCCTCATCGTCCTTTGCCAGTTCTACACGAGTTTCTACTAAGACAGGGGTTCCGTTTTTGCGTTCAATATGAAATCTGTATACAGACGGAAATTCAACGCCCTCTCGCCGAAGAGCAAATCGTTTTGATACTAGTTCCTTATCTTCTTCCACGAGTTTTTTCCTGAAATCAAGTCCAACAAGGTCTTCCTCGGTACCGCCGAAGATTCTACATGCTTCTCTATTTACATACTCAAACTTCCCATCTTCACCGATAATGACTATTCCATCATGAGTGTTGTCTATCATTGTCCGTAGTACTTCATCTTCAGATACGAAGTCCCGGATTGGTTCAGAGTCTTCCTCATTGTTAGTCATTGTTAAATCACTCCTCTGAATGATTTGTTCCCGGGTTTAGATTTCCCTCATCACCAGTTGTGAATTGCATGCAATAGTGGCTGCAGATTGTGTTTCTAGTCCGGACTATATGAACTAGGGGCTCCTTAATAGCCTTATGAGTCCATGTAAAACATGAAGTACATAGCCCCAACAGGTTAATTTTTGTTAGGTCATTACACTTGAAACATCCCGGCAACAATGATTATTGTAACTAAGTGGTAAAACAAACAAGGTTGGTGCCAATAACGAAAAATACCCTAGTAGTTTTCGAACCAGCAGGCTTACGCATTTCTGCCCCACAAGAAGCTACCGTGCTTGAGACGGCACGGTCAGGTGGACTGCACATTGCATCTGAATGTGGAGGGAAGGGGACATGTGGTAGCTGTAAGGTGATACTGCAACCTGTTCCAGCTCCAACTCGTAACGACCTTCAATGCTTAAGCAAGGAAGAAATCGCACAGGGTTATCGTCTCGCTTGTCAACACACACCTGTTAACGGTATGAGAGTGATTATTCCCCAAAACATAGCTGAAGCAAAAATACTGACGGAAACCAAGCCAAGCTCTCGGGCTATAGTACCAGATTCCGGACTCCAAGGGAAGATAGGATTTGCAATAGACATAGGAACAACGACAATAGTTGTGTATATGATGGAGCTTGGGAGCGGAATCCAGATAACACAGGCTGCTGCGCTCAACCCCCAGATTGCATATGGCGAAGACGTGATGTCAAGGATTACCTATGCCATGAACAAAGAAGATGGGTTGGAAACACTGAGAGACAAGGTAGTTGGACGGGTGAATAGACTGATTTCTGAGCTGTGTGAATCACAATCAGTTGACCATGAGGATGTGGTCAGATATTCCTTTGTTGGCAATACAGCTATGCACCATCTCTTCCTAGGACTTGAAGTAGCGAATCTAGGACTATCACCATATAATCCGACAATCAGCAGCCCTCTCAAAAAGAGAGCCCATGATGTTGGGCTAACAGCAAATACTGAAGCAGAGGCGTATTTCGCTCCAAATTTGGCGGGATTTGTTGGAGGAGATACAGTTGGTTTCATTTTGTCTCAGGAACTCCACAAGAGCGATAAAGTCAGTCTTGGGATAGATGTGGGCACAAACGGAGAGATTGTTGTATCCAAAAAAGGGGAGCTCTTTTGTTGTTCCGCTGCTGCAGGCTCAGCTTTTGAGGGAGCAACGATTCGGGATGGAATGCGTGGGCAGAAAGGGGCAATAGAGTACATATCAATAGAATCCCCAGAGGAACCCCCAAAGTTGACTGTAATAGGGGATATAACTCCAAGAGGAATCTGTGGATCCGCCATAGTTGATATTGTTGTTGAACTGAGGGAGAATGAGCTTCTAGATTCGACAGGTCGGTTAACAAGTGGGAATCGAATAGAAGAGCATGAGGATTTTGGGAGGCTGTATGTGATTGCAGAAGAGCGAGAACTAGGAAGCAATCGAAGGATTGTCTTCACACAGAAAGATGTAAGACAGGTTCAGCTAGCCAAGGCTGCAATCAGAGCAGGCATACAGATTCTTATGCAGGAAGCTGAGATTGGTGTTGATGATTTGAGGGGCATTTACCTGGCCGGTGCTTTTGGAAACTACATCCGACCATCAAGTGCATTGAAACTAGGGCTACTACCTCCGGTGGACGAATCAATGGTGATACCAGTCGGTAATGCTGCAGGGGACGGGGCAAAGCGATTGTTGCTTTCTGAGAATGAACGGAAAGCAGTAAAAGAATTTGCAGAACGAGTAAGATATGTGGAACTAGCAAATCATGATGATTTCACTGAGACTTTTACCGGTGCTATGTCGATATAGTGAATGACGGAAAATGTCGTATTAATTCAACAAGATTGGGCAATCCATCATAGGAGATGTGGGTACCAAAAGGAATCGAGAGAGTTCAGTGGGCTGTGAACTCTTCCAGTATTTCTATTACTTCCTCATCAGGAAGATCATGCCAATCCCGATAGGCATTCGCAACAGCAAATACAAAACCTGTTTCAATTCGCGGACATATTAGTTCGTCAACAACTGGTTTTACACGGTCTACAGCACTATCGGAAGCTGTTGGAACAAGAACCGAAATGGATTCGGGTTTCTGTTCCCGGACTGAACGAACAGCTGCGAGCATGGTATAGCCTGATGCTAGACCATCATCAACAAGAACAACATGGCGGTTTTCGGGGCTTATGTCTTCAAGATACTCTCCATAGGCCTCTCGTCGCCGCTCAATCTGTTTTTCGGTTTTGCGCCTGGCTTCCTCTATTTGCTGTTCAGACAAGTCCAATCTTGCAAGTAATTGGTCGTTGAGAATCATCGTACCAAACGAAGTCAGGGCACCAAATCCAGCTTCAGGATTATATGGGATTTGCATCTTTCGTACTATGATTAGACTAAGTGATGCACCGGTAGCTTCTGCGATAGGAGCGGCAACTGCAATTCCGCCATTAGGAATTGCCAGAATTAGACTGGATTCATCAACGCCCGCTTCAACAGCCCTTTGTGCTAGTATCTCACCGGCATCTTTCCTGTCTACATAGTCCCAGCTCATGTGGGAATACCTCATGAAGTAAGAAAGAGTCTCCTCTTATGTGTTCTAGGGTCTTGTGACTCTCATAATCCGTGAATTGGAAAAACTAGGTCTTTCACCTTCGAAACGCGTTCCTTAACGATATCCCAAGTCTCCTTGTTATCTTCGAAGGGGGGTTTCTGTGGAGGGGGAGTATAAACATACCCCGAGAGCTCTGAGAAGACGACCCCCAATCCCCAACGATAAGCATCTGCATTGTAGCCGCCTGCACCAAGGGCAATGAGATTCCCCTCAGAGAGATCATGTGCGGTGTCATGTAGATAGTGGGCAATATGTTCGATAGGCTTCGTAGTAAGCACCATGTGGGTCAAAGGGTCAAGATAGTGATTATCAAAGCCAGGTAGGTAGATTATCACCTGCGGATCGAAAGCTTCAATCAAAGGCGGCACTAGTCTCTCGAAAGCATAGAGGTAGACTTCATCACCAGAGTCCATTGGAAATGGCATGTTCACGTTGAATCCTTCACCATCATTGTCACCTATGTCTTTGATATACCCATCATGAGGATACATCCATTCAGGATCCTCGTGGAAAGAGATCTGCATAACTGACGAATCCTCATAGAAATACTCCTGCGTACCATTGCCGTGATGAGCATCAAAATCAGCAATCAGAATCCTCTCCGTTCCTGAATTCTTCAAGACTTCAACAGCCGCAGCAATATCATTGAAAATGCAGAATCCTCCACCTTCACTGAATTTGGCATGATGAAACCCACCAGTAGGAGAGATGCAATGGTCAAAATCCCCATTCATTGTCGAGGTGACCGCCATCATGGTTGCACCGCACTGTATGCGTGCATTATCGTATATACCCTTGAAGCCAGGCGTGTCTATATCGATATCACCTTCTCCACTTTCTGAAACCTGCTGTACAAATGAAATGTACTCCTGTGAATGGATTTTGGTAAGCAATTCCTCAGAGATAGGTTCAGCTTCAATTGTGGAGACTTGGGATGCGCCAAGAAATCCCTCCTCGTTGAGGAAATCATATGCTTCAAAAAATCGCCCTTTGCGCAAAGGATGTTTGCGGCCATAGTCAAATTCCTCAAACATTGGGCTCCAAGTGAACCCAACTTCGCAGGAGAAAGAGGCTGACATTATGAATCTATATAGACGGATAAGATGTTCTACTTAAAGTAACATCATATAGCAAGAGCAAGTCTATCATAAGCGAAGCCACATTAGGCCTAATTACAAAACGAAAAAAGAACTCACTAAGATACCAAGTATTCCAACAACCATACAAATCAAGCGAGATGGACTATTGATGAACGATACAACTAAAGCAAAATTCAACAAAGTTCGAGAAATTCTCCAGGGGAAGAAGGTATTGGTTGCTGTGAGTGGTGGAGTCGATAGTTCAGTACTTGCAAGTATCGCCGCCGAAAGCGCACAAGAGGCTGTATTTCTCACTGTTGATAGTAGTATAGTAACTGCTCCTGATCGTAAAAACCTTGAAAACTTCGCTGAAATCCTTGGGACTGAACCAGTTACTATTGAATTCGACTGGATTGCACACGAGAATCTTGCTAACAATCCCCCTGAACGCTGTTATAATTGTAAGAGAAAACTTGCGTCTCTCTGGAGAGAGGAGGCAAAAAGCAGAGGGCTTGATATGGTCATAGAAGGTACCAATGCCTCCGATCTTGACAAACATAGGCCAGGCATCAAAGCACTGAAGGAATTTGGTATACGATCTCCACTTGCGGAGGGGGGTATTACAAAACGCGAGATAAGAGAATACGCAGCTGCACATAACCTACCAGCTGCAGATTCTCCTTCCAGTACCTGTTTGGCCACCCGCTTTCCGTCGGGCACAGAGATTACTCAAGAACGCCTTGAAAAAATTGAAGCCGCAGAAGGGATCATAAGACATCTCTTTGATGTTCAGTGTGTTCGGGCACGTTATCATGGGGACTTGGTCAGAATCGAGGTTGGACATGGTGAGAGAGAAAATTTGTTTGATTCTGCGAAATTAGACGTACTTCATAGAAAACTCAAGAATCTTGGATTTGAGTATATCACAA
The Candidatus Thorarchaeota archaeon genome window above contains:
- a CDS encoding PAS domain-containing sensor histidine kinase produces the protein MTNNEEDSEPIRDFVSEDEVLRTMIDNTHDGIVIIGEDGKFEYVNREACRIFGGTEEDLVGLDFRKKLVEEDKELVSKRFALRREGVEFPSVYRFHIERKNGTPVLVETRVELAKDDEGNVKTIGHVLDVTERERDKRTLREIQRRNRILVETMNEGLTMDDEDGRIVFVNDAFCDMLGYEREDLIGEKWLSFTRNQDEEMAARKTMNRKKGNTERYELVWEDSQGEDVPTIISATPYFDQSGEYVGSFAVVTDVSLIKEMEKTQRFYLDLLTHDIANQLQVIMTAAGLIDCDLPRYYVHEARDDILESIELCNRLITKVKRGSQLRDLPRTKVNLSDVFHERIRVLKRVHSVEVFTEGLDEDIYVLADELLSEMLWNLLENAARHNPKPEKKVWIEVDVLDDSVEIAVADNGPGISDSRKKELLDTTKRRRGVGLMLVSQMVKKHDGSMRIEDRVPGKVSEGAKFVLTLPLAQD
- a CDS encoding DUF4445 domain-containing protein: MVKQTRLVPITKNTLVVFEPAGLRISAPQEATVLETARSGGLHIASECGGKGTCGSCKVILQPVPAPTRNDLQCLSKEEIAQGYRLACQHTPVNGMRVIIPQNIAEAKILTETKPSSRAIVPDSGLQGKIGFAIDIGTTTIVVYMMELGSGIQITQAAALNPQIAYGEDVMSRITYAMNKEDGLETLRDKVVGRVNRLISELCESQSVDHEDVVRYSFVGNTAMHHLFLGLEVANLGLSPYNPTISSPLKKRAHDVGLTANTEAEAYFAPNLAGFVGGDTVGFILSQELHKSDKVSLGIDVGTNGEIVVSKKGELFCCSAAAGSAFEGATIRDGMRGQKGAIEYISIESPEEPPKLTVIGDITPRGICGSAIVDIVVELRENELLDSTGRLTSGNRIEEHEDFGRLYVIAEERELGSNRRIVFTQKDVRQVQLAKAAIRAGIQILMQEAEIGVDDLRGIYLAGAFGNYIRPSSALKLGLLPPVDESMVIPVGNAAGDGAKRLLLSENERKAVKEFAERVRYVELANHDDFTETFTGAMSI
- a CDS encoding phosphoribosyltransferase, whose translation is MSWDYVDRKDAGEILAQRAVEAGVDESSLILAIPNGGIAVAAPIAEATGASLSLIIVRKMQIPYNPEAGFGALTSFGTMILNDQLLARLDLSEQQIEEARRKTEKQIERRREAYGEYLEDISPENRHVVLVDDGLASGYTMLAAVRSVREQKPESISVLVPTASDSAVDRVKPVVDELICPRIETGFVFAVANAYRDWHDLPDEEVIEILEEFTAH
- a CDS encoding histone deacetylase produces the protein MFEEFDYGRKHPLRKGRFFEAYDFLNEEGFLGASQVSTIEAEPISEELLTKIHSQEYISFVQQVSESGEGDIDIDTPGFKGIYDNARIQCGATMMAVTSTMNGDFDHCISPTGGFHHAKFSEGGGFCIFNDIAAAVEVLKNSGTERILIADFDAHHGNGTQEYFYEDSSVMQISFHEDPEWMYPHDGYIKDIGDNDGEGFNVNMPFPMDSGDEVYLYAFERLVPPLIEAFDPQVIIYLPGFDNHYLDPLTHMVLTTKPIEHIAHYLHDTAHDLSEGNLIALGAGGYNADAYRWGLGVVFSELSGYVYTPPPQKPPFEDNKETWDIVKERVSKVKDLVFPIHGL
- the larE gene encoding ATP-dependent sacrificial sulfur transferase LarE; protein product: MNDTTKAKFNKVREILQGKKVLVAVSGGVDSSVLASIAAESAQEAVFLTVDSSIVTAPDRKNLENFAEILGTEPVTIEFDWIAHENLANNPPERCYNCKRKLASLWREEAKSRGLDMVIEGTNASDLDKHRPGIKALKEFGIRSPLAEGGITKREIREYAAAHNLPAADSPSSTCLATRFPSGTEITQERLEKIEAAEGIIRHLFDVQCVRARYHGDLVRIEVGHGERENLFDSAKLDVLHRKLKNLGFEYITMDAYGYQSGSMA